The following are encoded together in the Paludisphaera mucosa genome:
- a CDS encoding Rad52/Rad22 family DNA repair protein, with translation MSQHIEIFAALAAPFANDEVRSRSQGGRDFQYVTARTVMNRLDEVLGPENWWDEYTPMENAVICKLSIRLPDGTALTKSDAGGFTTTADTSDYEKSGFSDAFKRAAVKFGVARYLYGDGVPQSIRDALIRSRREQQQAAREQQQQHQAAAPAPVAAAPTVAEAVEARAAESLQPLRQAPEVSVGGTPPKSGKALFAWIKERDEKLGVDLLKTLSDWGKNNHFPARMVQWSGEQVDQGHSEALRVLTTMRSESPAMAGASQRR, from the coding sequence ATGTCCCAGCACATCGAGATTTTCGCGGCGCTCGCCGCCCCGTTCGCGAACGACGAGGTGCGGTCCCGGAGCCAGGGGGGCCGCGACTTCCAGTACGTGACGGCGAGGACCGTCATGAACCGCCTCGACGAGGTGCTCGGCCCCGAGAACTGGTGGGACGAGTACACGCCGATGGAGAACGCGGTCATCTGCAAGCTGTCGATCCGGCTCCCGGACGGCACGGCCTTGACCAAGAGCGACGCCGGCGGGTTCACCACCACGGCCGACACCAGCGACTACGAGAAGAGCGGCTTCTCGGACGCCTTCAAGCGCGCCGCGGTGAAGTTCGGCGTGGCCCGCTACCTCTACGGCGACGGCGTCCCGCAGTCGATCCGCGACGCCCTGATCCGCTCGCGTCGCGAGCAGCAGCAGGCCGCCCGCGAGCAGCAACAGCAGCATCAGGCCGCCGCGCCGGCCCCGGTCGCCGCCGCCCCGACCGTCGCGGAGGCCGTCGAGGCCCGCGCCGCCGAGTCGCTCCAGCCCTTGCGGCAGGCCCCGGAGGTGAGTGTGGGCGGCACCCCGCCGAAGTCGGGCAAGGCCCTGTTCGCCTGGATCAAGGAGCGTGACGAGAAGCTCGGCGTCGATCTCCTGAAGACCCTCAGCGACTGGGGCAAGAACAACCACTTCCCCGCCCGGATGGTCCAGTGGAGCGGCGAGCAGGTCGACCAGGGCCACTCGGAGGCCCTCCGCGTGCTGACCACCATGCGGTCGGAGTCGCCCGCCATGGCCGGCGCATCCCAGCGCCGCTGA
- the galT gene encoding galactose-1-phosphate uridylyltransferase, giving the protein MPELRKDPIVGRWVIIAHERARRPHDFKAEPTSHAQSKVCPFCEGNEDMTPPEILAYRDSGSRPNGPGWRVRVVPNRFPALKIEGELDKRGDGIYDRMAGVGAHEVIIESPRHHVTMATLPEENIRDVLWVYRDRLVDLKRDRRLVHGMLFKNVGEGGGASLEHTHSQLIVTPIVPISVWEEMTGSLEFFNYRGRCIYCDMVQQEAAVEKRVVLDTPHFTAFCPYASRFPFETWIVPKAHESHFENIPKPAVDDLAHVMHQVLNKLELALDAPSYNYIVHTAPFDHSGLPHYHWHVEVIPRLTKVAGFEWGSGFYINPVPPEHAAAFLREVEIATSHPGVAARERTSGGRPQPLASKVP; this is encoded by the coding sequence ATGCCCGAGCTTCGGAAGGACCCGATCGTCGGCCGCTGGGTGATCATCGCGCACGAGCGGGCCCGCCGCCCCCACGACTTCAAGGCCGAGCCGACGAGCCACGCGCAGTCCAAGGTCTGCCCGTTCTGCGAGGGCAACGAGGACATGACCCCGCCCGAGATCCTCGCCTACCGAGACTCGGGCAGCCGCCCCAACGGGCCGGGCTGGCGGGTGCGAGTCGTCCCCAACCGGTTCCCCGCCCTGAAGATCGAGGGCGAGCTGGACAAGCGCGGCGACGGCATCTACGACCGCATGGCCGGCGTGGGGGCCCACGAGGTCATCATCGAGAGCCCCCGCCACCACGTCACGATGGCCACGCTCCCCGAGGAGAACATCCGCGACGTGCTGTGGGTCTACCGCGACCGCCTGGTCGACCTCAAGCGCGACCGCCGGCTGGTGCACGGCATGCTCTTCAAGAACGTCGGCGAGGGGGGCGGGGCGAGCCTGGAGCACACCCACAGCCAGCTCATCGTCACCCCCATCGTGCCGATCTCGGTCTGGGAGGAGATGACCGGCTCGCTGGAGTTCTTCAACTACCGCGGCCGCTGCATCTACTGCGACATGGTCCAGCAGGAGGCGGCCGTCGAGAAGCGGGTCGTCCTGGACACCCCGCACTTCACCGCGTTCTGCCCCTACGCCAGCCGCTTCCCGTTCGAAACCTGGATCGTCCCCAAGGCGCACGAGAGCCACTTCGAGAACATCCCCAAGCCGGCCGTCGACGACCTGGCGCACGTGATGCACCAGGTGCTCAACAAGCTGGAGCTGGCGCTCGACGCGCCGTCGTACAACTACATCGTGCACACCGCTCCCTTTGACCATTCGGGGCTGCCGCACTATCATTGGCATGTCGAAGTGATCCCCCGATTGACCAAGGTCGCGGGGTTCGAGTGGGGCTCGGGGTTCTACATCAACCCGGTCCCGCCCGAGCACGCGGCGGCCTTCCTGCGCGAGGTCGAGATCGCGACGTCCCACCCGGGCGTCGCCGCGCGGGAGCGGACGTCGGGGGGTCGGCCTCAGCCGCTCGCGTCGAAGGTCCCCTGA
- a CDS encoding STAS domain-containing protein codes for MSQGPRRLLRLETVDGVTVVSFVDTKIVTEEQIQEVGEQLYSLVEDEGHKSLLLNFGNVQYLSSAALGKLINLKKKVSAVKGKLKLCCIHPDLLEVFRITRLDQVFEIYPEEQTALDKF; via the coding sequence ATGTCCCAAGGCCCTCGCCGTCTCCTCCGCCTGGAAACCGTCGACGGAGTGACCGTCGTCAGCTTCGTCGACACCAAGATCGTGACCGAAGAGCAGATCCAGGAAGTGGGCGAACAGCTTTACAGCCTGGTCGAGGACGAAGGCCACAAGAGCCTGCTGCTGAATTTCGGCAACGTCCAGTACCTCTCCAGCGCCGCGCTGGGCAAGCTGATCAACCTCAAGAAGAAGGTCTCGGCGGTCAAGGGGAAGCTCAAGCTCTGCTGCATCCACCCCGATCTCCTCGAAGTCTTCCGGATCACCCGCCTCGACCAGGTCTTCGAGATCTATCCCGAGGAGCAGACGGCCCTCGACAAGTTCTGA
- a CDS encoding SAM hydrolase/SAM-dependent halogenase family protein: protein MTPGIVTLTTDFGLEGPYVAAMKGILLGLAPGVTMVDVCHSIAPQNVLEGAFVLDGIVAAFPPGTIHLAVVDPGVGTRRRLLAIKAAGQWFVLPDNGLITGVAHAHGVEGAWEVSNRALARREIAPTFHGRDVLAPAAAHLLKGGDPDELGPTTTRFVTIRNFEATPADNGCIGEVIFKDAFGNLITNIKEAQLAARPADAWVVEIGGRRIEGVARTYGESSPGGLIALLGSSGWVEVAVVNGDAGRLLSAGPGTTVWLRPRS, encoded by the coding sequence ATGACACCGGGAATCGTCACCCTCACCACCGATTTCGGCCTCGAAGGGCCCTACGTCGCGGCCATGAAGGGCATCCTGCTCGGCCTGGCGCCCGGCGTGACGATGGTCGACGTCTGCCATTCGATCGCCCCCCAGAACGTGCTGGAGGGGGCCTTCGTCCTGGACGGGATCGTCGCCGCCTTCCCCCCGGGGACGATCCACCTGGCCGTCGTCGACCCCGGCGTGGGGACCAGACGCCGGCTGCTGGCGATCAAGGCCGCGGGCCAGTGGTTCGTGCTCCCCGACAACGGCCTGATCACCGGCGTGGCGCACGCGCACGGTGTCGAGGGGGCCTGGGAGGTCTCCAACCGCGCCCTGGCCCGCCGCGAGATCGCGCCCACGTTCCACGGCCGCGACGTGCTGGCGCCGGCCGCCGCCCACCTGCTGAAGGGGGGCGACCCGGACGAACTGGGCCCGACCACGACCCGGTTCGTCACGATCCGCAACTTCGAGGCGACGCCGGCCGACAACGGCTGCATCGGCGAGGTCATCTTCAAGGACGCCTTCGGCAACCTGATCACGAACATCAAGGAGGCCCAACTCGCGGCGCGGCCGGCGGACGCCTGGGTCGTCGAGATCGGCGGGCGTCGGATCGAGGGCGTGGCGAGGACGTACGGCGAGAGCTCGCCGGGCGGCCTCATCGCCCTGCTCGGCAGCAGCGGTTGGGTGGAGGTCGCCGTCGTCAACGGCGACGCCGGACGCCTGCTCTCGGCGGGGCCCGGCACGACGGTCTGGCTGCGTCCCAGGTCCTGA
- the queF gene encoding preQ(1) synthase, translated as MPGAVETFPNQFPDRGYEIEITCPEFTAVCPKTGQPDFGTIVIAYVPAETCLELKSLKLYLGDFRNRGIFYEHSINTILDDLVASCRPRRMTVVGHFNPRGGITSKITATHEASRP; from the coding sequence ATGCCAGGCGCGGTGGAGACGTTCCCCAACCAGTTCCCGGATCGCGGCTACGAGATCGAGATCACCTGCCCGGAGTTCACGGCGGTCTGCCCCAAGACGGGCCAGCCCGACTTCGGCACGATCGTGATCGCCTACGTCCCGGCCGAGACCTGCCTGGAGCTGAAGAGCCTCAAGCTGTACCTCGGCGACTTCCGCAACCGGGGCATCTTCTACGAGCATTCCATCAACACGATCCTCGACGACCTGGTGGCCTCGTGCCGGCCGCGGCGGATGACGGTGGTCGGCCACTTCAACCCCCGGGGCGGGATCACGTCGAAGATCACCGCGACCCACGAGGCGTCGCGACCCTGA
- a CDS encoding alpha-amylase/4-alpha-glucanotransferase domain-containing protein — protein MSNLRLILALHNHQPVGNFEGVFEAAYRDSYLPFLEVLERYPEIAFALHTSGPLLEWLVDQRPDYVARVRALVEAGRVEILGGGYFEPIMTMIPHVDRVGQIRAFSAYLQEVLGAKVRGMWTPERVWEQHMVSAIAEAGVEYTVLDDFHFERAGIAGDDLFGYYLTEDEGRLLKIFPGSETLRYTIPFQEPHATYEFLRGLASRRPGATVVFADDGEKFGSWPETYNHVYTRGWLTRFCDMIVGNRDWLTSTTLGRTVDATLPLGKLYIADGSYREMTEWALPPARHHAYEQAAKLVRQHDRSTEIRPFVRAGGYWRNFKARYPESDEMYSRMLGLSRRLADVAARPEVDPDYLEAARRELYRGQCNCPYWHGAFGGLYLPHLRGAIYQALIACHDALDEAEGKTGPRASLEIGDFNLDARQEVRIENDRLIAFVRPAQGGHLYELDVRKAGVNVLATLDRRPEAYHQTILDVIRARGSAEHDAAHAGVEDRVVLKQDHLDDRIVYDDHSRKALVDHFYPLDVTLDDLTSSRDVERGDFVTGAYLARVRREGPKVGLVMERPGVADGRPIRLRKTIEAAAGSSTLEIRYEIEDLPPDVCLHFAVEINLAAMAGHADDRYYATLAGEKLGMLDARIDRPHMEGLTLADEWLDLAVDLGWTKPCGLWCFPIETVSQSEGGFEGVYQSSAVIPHWHVVGDESGRWEVAVTMSFDACKPAAEPAPQRRASLAEV, from the coding sequence ATGTCGAACCTGCGCCTGATCCTCGCGCTGCACAACCACCAGCCGGTGGGGAACTTCGAGGGGGTCTTCGAGGCCGCCTACCGCGACAGCTACCTGCCGTTCCTGGAGGTCTTGGAGCGCTATCCCGAGATCGCCTTCGCGCTGCACACCTCGGGGCCCTTGCTGGAATGGCTGGTCGACCAGAGGCCCGACTACGTCGCGCGGGTGCGGGCGCTGGTGGAGGCCGGGCGGGTCGAGATCCTGGGCGGCGGCTACTTCGAGCCGATCATGACGATGATCCCCCACGTCGACCGCGTGGGCCAGATCCGGGCCTTCTCGGCCTATCTGCAGGAGGTCCTGGGCGCCAAGGTCCGGGGGATGTGGACGCCCGAGCGGGTCTGGGAGCAGCACATGGTCTCGGCGATCGCCGAGGCGGGCGTCGAGTACACGGTGCTCGACGACTTCCACTTCGAACGCGCCGGGATCGCCGGCGACGACCTCTTCGGCTACTACCTGACCGAGGACGAGGGCCGGCTGCTGAAGATCTTCCCGGGGTCGGAGACGCTCCGGTACACGATCCCCTTCCAGGAGCCGCACGCGACCTACGAGTTCCTCCGCGGTCTGGCCTCGCGGCGTCCCGGGGCGACGGTGGTCTTCGCCGACGACGGCGAGAAGTTCGGCTCGTGGCCCGAGACCTACAACCACGTCTACACCCGCGGCTGGCTGACCCGGTTCTGCGACATGATCGTCGGCAACCGCGACTGGCTGACCTCGACGACCCTGGGCCGCACGGTCGACGCCACGCTCCCCCTGGGCAAGCTCTACATCGCCGACGGCTCCTATCGCGAGATGACCGAGTGGGCGCTGCCCCCGGCCCGGCACCACGCGTACGAGCAGGCGGCGAAGCTGGTCCGCCAGCACGACCGCTCGACCGAGATCCGCCCCTTCGTCCGCGCCGGGGGCTACTGGCGGAACTTCAAGGCCCGCTACCCCGAGAGCGACGAGATGTACTCGCGGATGCTCGGCCTCTCGCGACGGCTCGCCGACGTCGCCGCCCGCCCCGAGGTCGACCCCGACTACCTGGAGGCCGCCCGCCGCGAGCTGTACCGCGGCCAGTGCAACTGCCCCTACTGGCACGGCGCGTTCGGCGGCCTGTACCTGCCCCACCTCCGGGGGGCGATCTACCAGGCCCTGATCGCCTGCCACGACGCGCTCGACGAGGCCGAGGGGAAGACCGGCCCGCGGGCCTCGCTGGAGATCGGCGACTTCAACCTCGACGCCCGCCAGGAGGTCCGGATCGAGAACGACCGCCTCATCGCCTTCGTCCGGCCCGCCCAGGGGGGGCACCTCTACGAGCTGGACGTCCGCAAGGCCGGCGTAAACGTGCTGGCCACGCTCGACCGCCGGCCCGAGGCGTACCACCAGACCATCCTCGACGTCATCCGCGCCCGGGGCTCGGCCGAGCACGACGCGGCGCACGCGGGGGTCGAGGACCGCGTCGTCCTGAAGCAGGACCACCTGGACGACCGGATCGTCTACGACGACCACTCCCGCAAGGCCCTCGTCGACCACTTCTACCCGCTCGACGTCACCCTCGACGACCTGACCTCCTCGCGCGACGTCGAGCGCGGCGACTTCGTCACCGGGGCCTACCTGGCGCGGGTCCGCCGCGAGGGCCCGAAGGTCGGGCTGGTGATGGAGCGGCCCGGCGTCGCCGACGGCCGGCCGATCCGGCTCCGCAAGACGATCGAGGCGGCGGCCGGCTCGTCGACGCTCGAGATCCGCTACGAGATCGAGGACCTGCCGCCCGACGTCTGCCTGCACTTCGCCGTCGAGATCAACCTGGCGGCGATGGCCGGCCACGCCGACGACCGCTACTACGCGACGCTCGCCGGCGAGAAGCTGGGGATGCTCGACGCCCGCATCGACCGGCCCCACATGGAGGGGCTGACCCTGGCCGACGAGTGGCTCGACCTGGCCGTCGACCTGGGCTGGACCAAACCCTGCGGCCTCTGGTGCTTCCCCATCGAGACCGTCAGCCAGAGCGAGGGGGGCTTCGAGGGGGTCTACCAGTCGTCCGCGGTGATCCCCCACTGGCACGTCGTCGGCGACGAGTCGGGCCGCTGGGAGGTCGCCGTCACGATGTCGTTCGACGCGTGCAAGCCCGCGGCCGAGCCCGCGCCCCAGCGTCGGGCGAGCCTCGCCGAGGTCTGA
- a CDS encoding DUF58 domain-containing protein: protein MFWPFRRRPTPEPPERRAIDAAAIVRRARRLRFRVRPESVLQLAGAYHGARPGEGLTFAELRAYEPGDDVRHLDWNVTARQGRPFVRRYVEERSFVLWLVVDASASMRFGREGRTKADRAAQAAALLATAAVHNGDRVGLLIVSDRIELEVPAGGGVRHLAQVVRALVATPTTSRKTHLPAALPRLRRTSRRAMLVVLSDFPADEPIGAWRQASRRHDVVAVRIVDPLEEDLPDVGLLAVRDAEGEGRLTVDTHRPRRRRVYARRAEEHRQAFVRWCTSAAIDGHDMSTETEPLQTLMEVFERRAARRSRP, encoded by the coding sequence ATGTTCTGGCCGTTCCGGCGACGCCCGACGCCCGAGCCCCCCGAGCGCCGGGCGATCGACGCGGCGGCGATCGTCCGCCGGGCGCGTCGGCTGCGGTTCCGCGTCCGGCCGGAGAGCGTCCTGCAGCTCGCCGGCGCCTACCACGGAGCGAGGCCGGGCGAGGGCCTGACGTTCGCCGAGCTGCGCGCCTACGAGCCCGGCGACGACGTCCGCCACCTGGACTGGAACGTCACCGCGAGGCAGGGCCGGCCGTTCGTCCGGCGCTACGTCGAGGAGCGGTCGTTCGTCCTCTGGCTGGTCGTCGACGCCTCGGCCAGCATGCGGTTCGGCCGCGAGGGCCGCACCAAGGCCGACCGCGCCGCGCAGGCCGCCGCCCTGCTGGCCACGGCGGCCGTCCACAACGGCGACCGCGTCGGCCTGCTGATCGTCAGCGACCGGATCGAGCTGGAGGTCCCCGCCGGCGGCGGCGTCCGGCACCTGGCGCAGGTCGTCCGCGCGCTGGTGGCGACGCCGACGACCTCGCGGAAGACCCACCTGCCGGCCGCCCTGCCCCGGCTGCGGCGGACCTCGCGGAGGGCGATGCTCGTGGTCCTGAGCGACTTCCCGGCCGACGAGCCGATCGGCGCCTGGCGGCAGGCCAGCCGGCGGCACGACGTCGTCGCGGTGCGGATCGTCGACCCGCTGGAGGAGGACCTCCCCGACGTCGGCCTGCTCGCCGTCCGCGACGCCGAGGGCGAGGGCCGGCTCACCGTCGACACCCACCGCCCGCGCCGCCGCCGCGTCTACGCCCGCCGCGCCGAGGAGCACCGGCAGGCGTTCGTCCGCTGGTGCACGTCCGCCGCCATCGACGGCCACGACATGTCGACCGAGACCGAGCCGCTCCAGACCCTGATGGAAGTCTTCGAGCGCCGCGCCGCGCGTCGGAGCCGGCCGTGA
- a CDS encoding glycoside hydrolase family 57 protein has protein sequence MSDVALALMWHQHQPYYPDDATGENPMPWVRLHAVKDYLGMALHLEEVPEFHCTINLVPSLLQQLEAYVGGATDKHLIVSRKPVDGLDREDVFYLLDNFFMAFPDSMIRPHPRYHELYLLRSSWSLSGEQARTRFRPRDFRDLQVWSNLAWFHPLLFEKDPELAAFKEQGRDYSEDDKQWLLDKQRELLGQVVPLHRKLAERGQVELTTTPYYHPILPLLLDKKLAREAMPEVALPAYREGYPEDAEVHVRRAVESHIRRFGTAPRGMWPSEGSVCQALIPLLARHGIEWIATDEEILGCSTGGVVGRDGRGHVRRPELLYRGWNVREGDSQLGIVFRDHSMSDQVGFHYQRSPGPIAAADFLAKLHAIGDACRHNPATVVPVVLDGENCWEYYPDGGVSFLRSLYQEAVRDPRVRPVKVGDHLRENRPTDTLQRLFAGSWISHNFAIWVGHPEDNSGWDALHETREFLVREQQSGRHDPAHLARAWEEIYIAEGSDWFWWYGDDHSCAQDALFDHLFRKHLRNVYAFLGCDPPGSLFKPISRAASPRSVNDQPRSFLNVKVDGRATYFEWIDGARYVCGNDRGTMTLVTRGLMHVVWFGFDAERFLVRIDTEGAPAAERLAEIDRLRIGFVDPAEREIVVVQPCLERPVGYLNHAGRPSVNGSTVSAATGAIFELAVPLDRLELKPGDPIRFYVELLKGESSLDRAPREGVFELTSPSPDFERIMWQV, from the coding sequence ATGTCGGACGTCGCGTTGGCCTTGATGTGGCATCAGCATCAGCCCTACTACCCGGACGACGCGACCGGCGAGAACCCCATGCCCTGGGTCCGCCTCCACGCCGTCAAGGACTACCTGGGGATGGCCCTCCATCTCGAGGAGGTCCCCGAGTTCCACTGCACGATCAACCTCGTGCCCAGCCTGCTGCAGCAGCTCGAAGCGTACGTCGGCGGGGCGACCGACAAGCACCTGATCGTCTCGCGCAAGCCGGTCGACGGCCTCGACCGCGAGGACGTCTTCTACCTGCTCGACAACTTCTTCATGGCCTTCCCGGACTCGATGATCCGGCCCCACCCGCGGTACCACGAGCTGTACCTGCTGCGCTCGTCGTGGTCGCTCAGCGGCGAGCAGGCCCGGACGCGGTTCCGCCCCAGGGACTTCCGCGACTTGCAGGTTTGGTCGAACCTGGCGTGGTTCCACCCCCTGCTCTTCGAGAAGGACCCGGAGCTGGCCGCGTTCAAGGAGCAGGGCCGGGATTACTCGGAAGACGACAAGCAGTGGCTGCTCGACAAGCAGCGCGAGCTGCTGGGCCAGGTCGTCCCGCTGCACCGCAAGCTCGCCGAGCGCGGCCAGGTCGAGCTGACGACCACGCCGTACTACCACCCGATCCTGCCGCTCCTGCTCGACAAGAAGCTGGCGCGCGAGGCCATGCCCGAGGTCGCGCTGCCAGCGTATCGCGAGGGCTACCCCGAGGACGCCGAGGTCCACGTCCGCCGCGCCGTCGAGAGCCACATCCGGCGGTTCGGGACGGCCCCGAGGGGGATGTGGCCGAGCGAGGGGTCGGTCTGCCAGGCCCTCATCCCGCTGCTCGCCAGGCACGGCATCGAGTGGATCGCGACCGACGAGGAGATCCTCGGCTGTTCGACGGGGGGCGTCGTCGGCCGCGACGGCCGGGGGCACGTCCGCCGCCCCGAGCTGCTCTACCGCGGCTGGAACGTCCGCGAGGGGGATTCGCAGCTCGGGATCGTCTTCCGCGACCATTCGATGTCCGACCAGGTCGGCTTCCACTACCAGCGCAGCCCGGGGCCGATCGCGGCGGCCGACTTCCTGGCCAAGCTGCACGCCATCGGCGACGCCTGCCGCCACAACCCGGCGACGGTCGTCCCGGTCGTGCTCGACGGCGAGAACTGCTGGGAATACTACCCCGACGGCGGCGTCTCGTTCCTGCGGTCGCTCTATCAGGAGGCCGTCCGCGACCCCCGCGTGCGGCCCGTCAAGGTCGGCGACCACCTCCGCGAGAATCGGCCGACCGACACCCTCCAGCGGCTCTTCGCCGGCAGCTGGATCAGCCACAACTTCGCCATCTGGGTCGGCCACCCCGAGGACAACAGCGGCTGGGACGCCCTCCACGAGACCCGCGAGTTCCTGGTCCGCGAGCAGCAGTCGGGCCGCCACGACCCGGCGCACCTGGCCCGGGCCTGGGAGGAGATCTACATCGCCGAGGGCTCCGACTGGTTCTGGTGGTACGGCGACGACCACTCGTGCGCCCAGGACGCGCTGTTCGACCACCTCTTCCGCAAGCACCTGCGCAACGTCTACGCGTTCCTCGGCTGCGACCCGCCGGGCTCGCTGTTCAAGCCGATCTCGCGGGCCGCGAGCCCCCGGTCGGTCAACGACCAGCCCCGGAGCTTCCTCAACGTGAAGGTCGACGGCCGCGCGACGTACTTCGAGTGGATCGACGGGGCGCGCTACGTCTGCGGCAACGACCGCGGCACGATGACGCTGGTCACCCGGGGCCTGATGCACGTCGTCTGGTTCGGATTCGACGCCGAGCGGTTCCTCGTCCGGATCGACACCGAGGGCGCGCCGGCCGCCGAACGGCTGGCCGAGATCGACCGCCTGCGGATCGGCTTCGTCGACCCCGCCGAGCGCGAGATCGTCGTCGTCCAGCCCTGCCTGGAACGGCCCGTCGGCTACCTGAACCACGCGGGGCGTCCCTCGGTGAACGGCTCGACCGTCTCGGCCGCGACCGGGGCGATCTTCGAGCTGGCCGTGCCGCTGGATCGGCTGGAGCTGAAGCCGGGCGACCCGATCCGGTTCTACGTCGAGTTGCTCAAGGGCGAGTCGAGCCTCGACCGCGCCCCGCGGGAGGGGGTCTTCGAGCTGACCTCCCCCTCGCCGGATTTCGAACGGATCATGTGGCAAGTCTGA
- the glgA gene encoding glycogen synthase GlgA, translating into MNIVFVASEGVPFAKTGGLADVAGALPRAVAELGHTTSLFIPCYRKVWETDPELVGTGIPLHVPVGAATVLGHVYESRLPGSDVPVFLIDQPHYFDREGFYGHLGHDFEDNCERFVFFQRAVLETVAALKLKPDVFHCNDWQTGLIPIYLQTLYRDVPELAGAGTLFTIHNLAYQGLFWHWDLPLTGLDWGLFNYRGLEFHGKLSFMKAGLVFADLLTTVSPTYAREIQTQMQGAGLDGLLRDRQADLRGIVNGIDARSWTPSHETMLAARYDLDTVESGKAACKAWLQKHAGLPVRPEVPLFAQIGRLDPQKGWDLLADVAERLLARDVQLVVLGTGHPKYHDLLESLARRHPGKVWAYLGFSDDLAHQIEAGADVFLMPSLFEPCGLNQLYSLAHGTVPVVHATGGLVDTVVDLDPTSLAEGRATGFVFRDASPAALWGALERALDAWGDRETWRKLVRAGMSGDWSWHRSAQRYVEIYREIQRRRHPQLAQDPRETPVST; encoded by the coding sequence GTGAACATCGTCTTCGTCGCTTCGGAAGGCGTCCCGTTCGCCAAGACCGGGGGCCTTGCCGACGTCGCGGGAGCCTTGCCGCGGGCCGTGGCGGAACTCGGTCACACGACGTCCCTCTTCATCCCCTGCTACCGCAAGGTCTGGGAGACCGACCCCGAGCTGGTCGGCACCGGCATCCCCCTGCACGTCCCCGTGGGGGCCGCCACCGTTTTGGGGCACGTCTACGAGAGCCGCCTGCCCGGCTCCGACGTCCCCGTCTTCCTCATCGACCAGCCCCACTACTTCGACCGCGAGGGCTTCTACGGCCACCTGGGGCACGACTTCGAGGACAACTGCGAGCGCTTCGTCTTCTTCCAGCGGGCCGTCCTCGAAACGGTCGCCGCCCTGAAGCTGAAGCCCGACGTCTTCCACTGCAACGACTGGCAGACCGGCCTGATCCCGATCTATCTCCAGACGTTGTACCGGGACGTCCCCGAACTGGCCGGGGCCGGGACCCTGTTCACGATCCACAACCTGGCCTACCAGGGCCTCTTCTGGCACTGGGACCTGCCCCTGACGGGCCTCGACTGGGGCCTGTTCAACTACCGCGGGCTCGAATTCCACGGCAAGCTCAGCTTCATGAAGGCGGGCCTGGTCTTCGCCGACCTGCTCACCACCGTCAGCCCGACCTACGCCCGCGAGATCCAGACCCAGATGCAGGGCGCGGGACTCGACGGCCTGCTCCGCGACCGTCAGGCCGACCTCCGCGGCATCGTCAACGGCATCGACGCCCGGTCGTGGACGCCCTCCCATGAAACCATGCTGGCCGCGCGATACGACCTCGACACGGTCGAGTCCGGCAAGGCCGCCTGCAAGGCCTGGCTCCAAAAGCACGCCGGGCTGCCGGTCCGTCCCGAGGTGCCGCTCTTCGCCCAGATCGGCCGCCTCGACCCCCAGAAGGGCTGGGACCTGCTCGCCGACGTCGCCGAGCGGCTTCTGGCGCGGGACGTCCAGCTCGTCGTGCTGGGGACGGGCCATCCCAAGTACCACGACCTCCTCGAATCGCTGGCCCGCCGCCATCCCGGCAAGGTCTGGGCGTACCTGGGCTTCTCCGACGACCTGGCGCATCAGATCGAGGCCGGCGCCGACGTCTTCCTGATGCCCAGCCTCTTCGAGCCCTGCGGCCTGAACCAGCTTTACAGCCTGGCCCACGGCACCGTCCCGGTCGTCCACGCGACGGGCGGCCTCGTCGACACGGTCGTCGACCTCGACCCGACGAGCCTCGCAGAGGGCCGGGCGACGGGCTTCGTGTTCCGCGACGCCTCGCCCGCCGCGCTCTGGGGGGCCCTCGAACGGGCCCTCGACGCCTGGGGCGACCGCGAGACCTGGCGCAAGCTCGTCCGCGCGGGCATGTCGGGCGACTGGTCGTGGCATCGCAGCGCCCAGCGATACGTCGAGATCTACCGCGAGATCCAGCGGCGCCGTCACCCGCAGCTTGCCCAGGATCCCAGGGAGACCCCGGTCTCGACCTGA